A stretch of DNA from Tsuneonella amylolytica:
CCCGCGGCGAATTCGCGCATCGCGCCGGTGCCCACGCCCCACTGGTTGAAGTCGCCGAGCAGAACCGACGGGCAGCCGTGTTCGCAATCATCGACGTGGCGCAGGATCGCGCGGACCTGGTCGCGGCGGCGAAGTCCGGACAGGTCGAGATGCATCCCAAGTGCGCGGACCCGTTTCCCTTCGACCGAGAAATCGCCCCGCACCGCGCCGCGCGGCTCCAGCGTGGGGATCGTGACCGGATGCGCCTCGATATGCTCGAATCCGCGCCGCACCAGCAGCGCATTGCCGTGCCACCCCATGCTCGACGGCCGGCGTGCCACCGCCATCGCGCGCCACGGGCTGTCGTCGAGCATGGCGCGCTCGATCACGCTCGCGCGTGTGCCGAAGCGCCGGTCGCATTCCTGCAACGCGACGACATCGGCATCGAGCTCGTGGAGGACCGCGAGGATGCGCATGGGGTCGCGCTTGCCGTCGGTGCCGACGGCCTTGTGGATGTTGTAGCTGGCGAAAGTAAGCTGCACGTACGGGTCCGAACGCCCGTCAGCGCTCTGCGGTCCCGGGAAGTTCGCCGGAGATGTACCGATCGGTCGCCCGCACGGGCAAGCCGTCGATGCTGGCTATTTGCGTGGCCGCCAGCGCCTCCCACTGCGCAGGGTTCGCCTGCGCGTGCGCCTTGACCAGCGTTGCGCGGTCCTTTTCGTACTCCATCAGGGGCACCCCCCAGCCGCAGCTGGTCTGCACGCTCTCGACCGCGATGTCGAAGATTTGGCGCGTACCGGGCAGCAAGGTGAAATGCGCGGCCAGCCCCTCCCAATCCGGATCCATCGGCAGGACCGGCCGCCCGCGTCCGTAAATCCGCAGGATCAGCGCCGGCTGTTCGAAATTGCAGACCATCAGCGTGATCCGGCCGTCCGCCAGCAGGTGGGCGTTGGTTTCGTTCCCCGATCCGGCGAGGTCGAGATAGGCGACACGCGTAGGCGACAGGACCTTCAGCGAATCGGTGAGGCCCTTGGGGCTGAGATTGATCCGCGCATCGGCCGCGGCGGTGGCGACGAAGAACACCGGCTGCGCCTCGATCATGGCGACGTGCCTGTCGTTCAGCGCTTCCGAAAATTCCGCCATGGTCC
This window harbors:
- a CDS encoding endonuclease/exonuclease/phosphatase family protein, whose product is MQLTFASYNIHKAVGTDGKRDPMRILAVLHELDADVVALQECDRRFGTRASVIERAMLDDSPWRAMAVARRPSSMGWHGNALLVRRGFEHIEAHPVTIPTLEPRGAVRGDFSVEGKRVRALGMHLDLSGLRRRDQVRAILRHVDDCEHGCPSVLLGDFNQWGVGTGAMREFAAGGWQSLAPGRSFPSRQPVAQLDRIVVSPEWTVHGTGVHHSALANQASDHLPVWAKLELP
- a CDS encoding pyridoxamine 5'-phosphate oxidase family protein, translating into MAEFSEALNDRHVAMIEAQPVFFVATAAADARINLSPKGLTDSLKVLSPTRVAYLDLAGSGNETNAHLLADGRITLMVCNFEQPALILRIYGRGRPVLPMDPDWEGLAAHFTLLPGTRQIFDIAVESVQTSCGWGVPLMEYEKDRATLVKAHAQANPAQWEALAATQIASIDGLPVRATDRYISGELPGTAER